The Phycisphaeraceae bacterium genome window below encodes:
- a CDS encoding ABC transporter permease, giving the protein MAAAALPSPVASERDSGGSPRAALNRRRAWTWSIVGALLTATLVGAVAWAFWRVPLEGNLTVRRYEASKLEASLLPPWWWSHTAEERQRVEALASVSGFVPGTFFGTDRLGRDVLARTVAGGAISLLIGLAAAALTVLIGTVWGVVAGVTGGRTDALLMRTVDILYGLPTILLVVLLAIGADGLWQHLDLDLSPGARQRTNLVVLMIAIGGVSWLTLARVIRGEVLSLRERPFMEACRAAAIPWWRQLVRHLLPNLMGPIVVYAALAVPAAILSESFLSFLGIGVQPPVPSWGNLAADGLSELNLVRSRWWLLLWPSLFIALTLVALNIAGDRLRRSLDPMRRAPRRARH; this is encoded by the coding sequence GTGGCCGCGGCAGCGCTTCCATCTCCAGTTGCGAGCGAGCGTGACTCTGGCGGTTCGCCGCGCGCGGCGCTCAACCGGCGCCGCGCGTGGACCTGGTCGATCGTCGGTGCTCTTCTGACCGCAACGCTCGTGGGTGCGGTGGCGTGGGCCTTCTGGCGAGTGCCGCTCGAAGGCAACTTGACCGTCCGGCGCTACGAAGCGTCGAAGCTCGAGGCGAGCCTTCTGCCCCCATGGTGGTGGAGTCACACGGCCGAAGAGCGTCAACGCGTGGAGGCTCTTGCGAGCGTGTCTGGCTTTGTTCCTGGCACATTCTTCGGCACGGATCGGCTGGGGCGCGATGTGCTCGCCCGCACCGTGGCCGGCGGCGCGATCAGCCTCCTGATCGGCCTTGCCGCGGCGGCGCTGACGGTGCTGATCGGGACCGTGTGGGGCGTGGTCGCCGGCGTCACCGGTGGACGCACCGATGCGCTCCTGATGCGCACGGTGGACATTCTCTACGGCCTGCCGACGATCCTTCTGGTGGTGCTGCTCGCGATCGGCGCCGACGGACTCTGGCAGCATCTCGACCTCGATCTCTCTCCGGGCGCAAGGCAGCGGACCAATCTTGTGGTCCTGATGATTGCGATCGGCGGTGTGAGCTGGCTGACACTCGCGCGCGTGATCCGAGGCGAAGTGCTCTCTCTTCGCGAGCGTCCTTTCATGGAAGCGTGTCGAGCTGCGGCGATCCCATGGTGGAGACAGCTTGTTCGGCATCTTCTGCCGAACCTGATGGGACCCATCGTCGTCTATGCGGCGCTGGCGGTCCCGGCGGCGATTCTCTCGGAGAGCTTCCTGAGCTTCCTCGGCATCGGGGTCCAGCCTCCGGTACCCAGTTGGGGCAATCTCGCCGCCGATGGACTCTCGGAGCTGAATCTTGTCAGGAGCCGCTGGTGGCTTCTCTTGTGGCCGAGCCTCTTCATCGCCCTCACGCTTGTGGCGCTGAACATCGCGGGTGACCGCCTGCGACGATCGCTCGATCCCATGAGGCGCGCGCCTCGACGGGCCCGACACTGA
- a CDS encoding ABC transporter permease subunit, which translates to MLGYIVRRLLFMIPTLIGVTFLVFALVALSPGGLTASALAAAGGGAPPGIDPRVAEAEFMDRFGLDRPFFAQYFAWLGRMSPVKFGSRAQIDSTGDRIYMPRPLPEPFAAGWPGSEQSSAEVRSAARQIAQKAESELVIEADGEAKQQQYRRLRARYDQARRAYVLARAQVRVALSEVASAAGQPEFVGRDGFLREGTAWRLPTKGDESFDRRFDAAREAAAAQQVAWDAAIAAEAQLIASFRSAPFPRAGYAIIPGALSVGAPDLGWSRSRSRPVARLIAEALPITIMLNLIAVPIIYIIAIPSGMLAAARRGSWFDRLSGGFFVALWSIPVVWAGTLMIGFLANKDYLGWFPPSGLHSRAAADMPFLPTWGVDGFMRGYLLDGLWHIAMPVACLVYAGFAVLSRQTRAAMLDNFNADYVRTAKAKGVPRRDVVFRHVFRNSLLPLITMFVTIFPAMLSGAVVVEKIFSIPGMGSLMLDAISLRDAEIMLANSVMVGCVMLLALLLADILYAIADPRVTYG; encoded by the coding sequence ATGCTGGGCTACATCGTCCGACGACTGCTCTTCATGATCCCGACGCTCATCGGGGTCACCTTTCTCGTCTTCGCGCTCGTGGCGCTCTCGCCCGGCGGATTGACGGCGAGCGCACTCGCGGCGGCGGGAGGCGGCGCTCCTCCGGGCATCGATCCGCGCGTTGCCGAAGCGGAGTTCATGGATCGCTTCGGGCTCGACCGCCCCTTCTTTGCGCAGTACTTCGCGTGGCTTGGGCGCATGAGCCCGGTCAAGTTCGGTTCGCGCGCCCAGATCGACTCGACCGGCGATCGGATCTACATGCCGCGTCCGCTCCCCGAGCCGTTTGCCGCGGGCTGGCCGGGATCGGAGCAATCCTCCGCGGAAGTGAGATCGGCCGCACGACAGATCGCTCAGAAGGCCGAGTCTGAACTGGTCATCGAGGCCGACGGAGAGGCGAAGCAACAGCAGTATCGACGGCTCCGTGCTCGATATGACCAGGCGAGGCGCGCCTATGTGCTCGCCCGTGCGCAGGTGCGAGTCGCTCTGAGCGAAGTGGCCTCGGCCGCAGGCCAGCCGGAATTCGTGGGGCGTGACGGCTTCCTGCGCGAGGGCACGGCGTGGCGACTGCCCACCAAGGGCGATGAGTCCTTCGATCGGCGCTTCGATGCGGCCCGCGAGGCGGCGGCGGCGCAGCAGGTGGCGTGGGACGCGGCGATTGCCGCCGAAGCGCAGCTCATCGCGAGCTTTCGCTCCGCGCCATTCCCGCGAGCGGGGTACGCGATCATCCCCGGTGCGCTCTCGGTGGGGGCGCCGGATCTTGGCTGGAGCCGGAGCCGCAGCCGACCGGTCGCGCGTCTGATCGCCGAGGCACTGCCCATCACGATCATGCTCAACCTGATCGCGGTGCCGATCATCTACATCATCGCGATCCCTTCCGGCATGCTCGCGGCAGCGCGGCGCGGCTCATGGTTCGATCGCCTCTCCGGCGGTTTCTTCGTGGCGCTCTGGTCGATCCCCGTGGTCTGGGCGGGCACGCTCATGATCGGCTTCCTGGCGAACAAGGACTACCTCGGCTGGTTCCCGCCATCGGGGCTGCACAGTCGCGCGGCCGCGGACATGCCCTTCCTTCCCACCTGGGGCGTGGATGGTTTCATGCGCGGGTACCTGCTCGACGGACTCTGGCATATCGCGATGCCGGTCGCGTGTCTCGTCTACGCCGGATTCGCCGTGCTCTCGCGGCAGACTCGCGCGGCCATGCTCGACAACTTCAACGCCGACTATGTCCGCACGGCCAAGGCCAAGGGCGTGCCGCGGCGCGATGTGGTCTTCCGCCATGTCTTCCGCAACAGCCTGCTGCCGCTCATCACGATGTTCGTGACGATCTTTCCCGCGATGCTCTCCGGAGCGGTGGTGGTGGAGAAGATCTTCTCCATTCCCGGCATGGGCTCGCTCATGCTCGACGCGATTTCGCTGCGCGATGCGGAGATCATGCTCGCCAACAGCGTGATGGTCGGGTGCGTGATGCTGCTCGCGCTGCTGCTGGCGGACATCCTCTACGCGATCGCCGATCCACGGGTGACCTATGGCTGA
- a CDS encoding ABC transporter permease, whose amino-acid sequence MAERAASSGTSAAQAPQAISGIEAMRGVGAQRARGFWADAWDRVLRTRTAVAALVWIGAVALLAVIAPLIANAQPLWLEHLQPVTRGDQAYSPLWRSLTATDLLLLFGSPIAILVMWLPLKTPRSIRLGSLIVLSVLSILAAASFQLVLGWIDTPGRSDEVLEFRRWLRAPESWWRPILLAYGVMLPLGAVASLLPFTRRWWSRAACIVLALAGVAIACGLRTTTAPTDYDALVMAEARGEIRTISTLIPWSPDRTRSELITVAPGRTVADAFRERLERLDDSIDRARQAAARAEAANRRLDLMRAEDHQKQLARQRSQLEREWERIAETSFAQRRFILGTDSNGVDVLCQLIWACRLSLSVGFVSTGIALLIGITLGALMGYFGGWIDLLLFRVVEIFMAMPVLFLLIVAAGVLPRNTYVMMAIIGCVSWTGAARFTRAEFLKLRGQDFVQSCRAVGLPLPSILFKHMLPNGVTPVLVDASFAIAAAILAEATLSFLGLGPDDQASWGKLLASATGSTGTFLWWLAIFPGLVIFLSVLSYNVMGGALRDAIDPKLRKAAH is encoded by the coding sequence ATGGCTGAGCGCGCGGCATCGAGCGGAACCTCGGCCGCGCAGGCGCCGCAGGCGATCTCCGGCATCGAGGCGATGCGGGGCGTGGGTGCCCAGCGAGCGCGGGGGTTCTGGGCCGACGCATGGGATCGCGTGCTTCGAACGCGCACGGCCGTGGCGGCGCTCGTCTGGATCGGCGCCGTGGCCCTGCTCGCGGTGATTGCGCCGCTGATCGCCAACGCGCAGCCGCTCTGGCTCGAGCACCTTCAACCGGTCACGCGCGGAGATCAGGCGTATTCGCCGCTCTGGCGCAGCTTGACCGCGACCGATCTCCTGCTCCTCTTCGGTTCGCCGATTGCCATCCTGGTGATGTGGCTGCCGCTCAAGACGCCTCGCTCCATTCGACTTGGTTCGCTGATCGTCCTCTCGGTCCTTTCGATTCTCGCCGCCGCGTCATTCCAGCTTGTCCTCGGCTGGATCGATACGCCGGGTCGCAGCGATGAAGTGCTCGAGTTCCGCCGCTGGCTTCGCGCGCCCGAGTCGTGGTGGCGACCGATCCTGCTGGCGTATGGCGTCATGCTCCCGCTCGGGGCCGTGGCATCGCTCCTGCCCTTCACCCGGCGGTGGTGGAGCCGCGCCGCGTGCATCGTGCTCGCGCTGGCGGGTGTTGCCATCGCCTGTGGGCTCAGGACGACAACGGCTCCGACGGACTACGACGCGCTCGTCATGGCCGAGGCGCGGGGCGAGATCCGCACGATCAGCACGCTGATTCCATGGTCACCCGATCGAACTCGAAGCGAACTCATCACGGTGGCACCGGGACGGACGGTGGCGGATGCCTTCCGTGAGCGGCTCGAGCGACTCGATGACTCGATCGATCGAGCGCGGCAGGCCGCCGCACGGGCCGAGGCCGCGAACCGGCGCCTCGACCTCATGCGAGCCGAGGATCATCAGAAGCAATTGGCGCGGCAGCGCTCGCAACTGGAGCGCGAATGGGAGCGCATCGCCGAGACCAGTTTCGCGCAGCGCCGGTTCATTCTCGGGACCGACTCCAACGGCGTCGATGTCCTCTGTCAGCTCATCTGGGCGTGTCGGCTCAGCCTGAGCGTCGGCTTCGTCTCGACGGGCATTGCGCTTCTTATCGGCATCACGCTCGGTGCCCTCATGGGCTACTTCGGCGGCTGGATCGATCTGCTCCTCTTCCGAGTGGTCGAGATCTTCATGGCCATGCCGGTGCTCTTCCTGCTGATCGTGGCCGCCGGCGTCCTGCCGCGGAACACCTATGTAATGATGGCGATCATCGGCTGCGTGAGCTGGACCGGAGCCGCTCGATTCACGCGCGCGGAGTTCCTGAAGCTGCGCGGTCAGGACTTCGTGCAGAGTTGCCGCGCCGTCGGTCTGCCGTTGCCGTCGATCCTCTTCAAGCACATGCTCCCGAACGGCGTGACGCCGGTGCTGGTCGACGCGAGCTTCGCCATTGCTGCGGCGATTCTCGCGGAGGCGACGCTTTCGTTCCTGGGGCTCGGGCCCGACGATCAGGCAAGCTGGGGGAAACTGCTCGCGAGTGCGACCGGCTCGACCGGGACCTTCCTCTGGTGGCTGGCGATCTTCCCCGGGCTCGTGATCTTCCTCTCGGTGCTGAGCTACAACGTGATGGGCGGCGCCCTGCGTGATGCGATCGACCCCAAGCTTCGAAAGGCGGCGCATTGA
- a CDS encoding ABC transporter ATP-binding protein, protein MSQDAEQPLLDVADLAVSFDNSSAPDAPRVQAVAGVNLNVYPRQTLAVVGESGCGKSVTAMSTMQLIPTPPGRYDRGTILFEGRDILSLSERDMLQIRGGKIAMIFQEPMTSLNPVYTIGDQIMEAVLLHQKVSPHEAWEISTKALADVGIPRPAERMEAYPHQFSGGMRQRVMIAMALACQPTLLLADEPTTALDVTIQAQILELLLELQNTRNMGIMLITHNLGVVAENADVVCVMYAGRVVEYAQVFELFDRPLHPYTRALFASIPGLRDAKHRLTTVDEVVNNPAEFRRLPGNDKGVVAWWPFMPAAERPRTVPGRDAYALHQIEPGRWVACWRTEEVEAISSPRPRLTYRRHDQRGSRAVEGAVSSAPAKGPS, encoded by the coding sequence ATGAGCCAGGATGCCGAACAGCCGCTGCTCGATGTGGCCGATCTCGCGGTCAGCTTCGACAACTCGAGTGCGCCCGATGCGCCGCGCGTGCAGGCGGTGGCGGGCGTGAACCTCAATGTCTATCCGCGCCAGACGCTGGCGGTGGTGGGCGAGTCAGGGTGCGGCAAGAGCGTGACCGCGATGAGCACCATGCAGCTCATCCCCACGCCGCCCGGGCGCTACGACCGTGGCACGATCCTCTTCGAGGGGCGCGACATCCTGAGCCTCTCCGAGCGCGACATGCTCCAGATCCGCGGCGGCAAGATCGCCATGATCTTCCAGGAGCCGATGACCAGCCTGAACCCCGTCTACACGATCGGCGATCAGATCATGGAGGCGGTCCTGCTGCATCAGAAGGTCTCGCCGCATGAGGCATGGGAGATCTCCACCAAGGCGCTCGCCGATGTCGGCATTCCGCGCCCCGCGGAGCGCATGGAGGCATATCCGCACCAGTTCTCAGGCGGCATGCGTCAGCGCGTCATGATCGCCATGGCGCTCGCGTGCCAGCCGACGCTGCTCCTCGCCGATGAGCCGACGACGGCGCTCGATGTCACCATTCAGGCGCAGATCCTCGAGTTGCTGCTTGAGCTTCAGAACACGCGGAACATGGGCATCATGCTCATCACGCACAACCTCGGAGTGGTGGCGGAGAATGCCGATGTCGTCTGCGTGATGTACGCGGGGCGCGTGGTCGAGTACGCGCAGGTCTTCGAGCTCTTCGATCGGCCGCTGCATCCCTACACGCGGGCGCTCTTTGCGTCGATTCCGGGTCTGCGCGATGCGAAACACCGGCTGACAACAGTGGACGAGGTGGTCAACAATCCCGCCGAGTTCCGCCGTCTGCCCGGCAACGACAAGGGCGTGGTGGCATGGTGGCCCTTCATGCCGGCAGCGGAGCGGCCTCGTACCGTGCCCGGACGCGATGCCTATGCACTGCACCAGATCGAGCCGGGGCGCTGGGTGGCCTGCTGGCGCACCGAGGAGGTCGAAGCGATTTCATCGCCGCGCCCGCGCCTGACCTATCGCCGACATGATCAGCGTGGAAGTCGTGCAGTCGAGGGCGCGGTGAGCTCCGCGCCAGCGAAGGGGCCGTCATGA
- the dut gene encoding dUTP diphosphatase, whose protein sequence is MNPAVSLHGASEATTGDSLSTPLETRVSESVVSIGWQRLHPGAIMPAPMSELAAGMDLCAALEAPRVLEPGDIALIPCGFAMALPPGYEAQVRPRSGLAVKHGIGMPNAPGTIDADYRGEVKVPLINLGRAAFTVEPGMRIAQMVIARVERARFVALESLDATARGAGGFGSTGH, encoded by the coding sequence ATGAACCCCGCCGTCAGTCTCCATGGTGCGAGCGAGGCGACGACGGGTGACTCTCTCTCGACCCCGCTCGAAACGCGCGTGAGCGAGAGCGTGGTCTCGATCGGATGGCAGCGCCTTCACCCCGGTGCCATCATGCCGGCGCCGATGAGCGAGCTCGCCGCGGGCATGGATCTCTGCGCCGCGCTTGAAGCGCCGCGCGTGCTCGAGCCCGGCGACATCGCACTCATTCCATGTGGCTTTGCGATGGCGCTTCCGCCGGGCTACGAAGCGCAGGTGCGACCGCGCAGCGGGTTGGCGGTCAAGCATGGCATCGGCATGCCCAATGCGCCTGGAACGATCGATGCGGACTATCGCGGTGAAGTGAAGGTTCCGCTCATCAATCTCGGCCGCGCCGCATTCACGGTGGAGCCGGGCATGCGAATCGCGCAAATGGTCATTGCCCGGGTTGAGCGGGCCCGGTTTGTCGCTTTGGAGAGCCTCGACGCCACGGCTCGGGGTGCCGGGGGCTTCGGCAGCACGGGTCACTGA
- a CDS encoding DegT/DnrJ/EryC1/StrS family aminotransferase, whose protein sequence is MATTTASSSTDAPVGVAVPLLDLKAQYATLRSEIEPVVREVIESQYFIGGPAIERLEREIAAYVHTKHAIGCANGSDAIVLALQALGVGQGDEVIVPTFTFFATAGSVVRLGARPVFVDCDPVTYNICPRSIEAALPCCRKLKAIMPVHLFGQAADLDAVLAIGKDRGVPVVEDAAQAIGTEDSRGVRVGSRGAIGTFSFFPSKNLGGFGDGGIISTNDDALAASMRRLRNHGMEPKYVHHEVGMNSRLDALQAAVLSVKLKHLDQWSAARQANAAWYDRALAQAGARDNREPVDSGGLAIRTPLPAPKGARHIYNQYVVRVPAAIRDAVRDDLAARRIGTEVYYPIPLHLQTCFASLGGRPGIHPHAERAAGEVLALPIYGELTEVQRRAVVDALVDSVKRRS, encoded by the coding sequence ATGGCCACCACCACCGCCTCGTCGTCGACCGATGCTCCCGTCGGAGTCGCTGTTCCGCTGCTCGATCTCAAGGCGCAGTACGCCACGCTGAGGAGTGAAATCGAGCCGGTCGTCCGCGAGGTGATCGAGAGCCAGTACTTCATTGGTGGACCCGCGATCGAGCGCTTGGAACGGGAGATCGCCGCCTATGTCCACACGAAGCATGCGATCGGCTGCGCGAATGGAAGCGACGCCATCGTTCTTGCGCTTCAGGCGCTGGGTGTGGGGCAGGGCGATGAGGTCATCGTGCCGACCTTCACTTTCTTCGCCACCGCCGGCAGCGTGGTCCGGCTTGGCGCTCGGCCCGTCTTCGTCGACTGCGATCCGGTCACCTACAACATCTGCCCCCGCAGCATCGAGGCGGCGCTGCCGTGCTGCCGGAAGTTGAAGGCGATCATGCCGGTGCACCTCTTCGGGCAGGCGGCCGACCTCGACGCGGTCCTGGCGATCGGCAAGGATCGCGGCGTGCCGGTGGTCGAGGATGCGGCTCAGGCGATCGGCACCGAAGACTCACGCGGCGTGCGCGTCGGCAGTCGCGGCGCGATCGGCACCTTCAGCTTCTTCCCGAGCAAGAATCTCGGCGGCTTCGGCGATGGCGGCATCATCTCGACGAACGACGATGCGCTTGCGGCGTCGATGCGACGCCTGCGCAATCACGGCATGGAACCGAAGTATGTGCATCATGAGGTCGGCATGAACTCCCGCCTCGATGCACTCCAGGCGGCGGTGCTCTCGGTGAAGCTGAAGCACCTCGACCAGTGGAGCGCGGCGCGGCAGGCCAACGCCGCGTGGTATGACCGCGCGCTGGCCCAAGCTGGTGCTCGTGACAATCGCGAACCGGTCGATTCCGGCGGACTCGCGATCCGCACGCCGCTTCCGGCGCCGAAGGGAGCGAGGCACATCTACAACCAGTATGTCGTGCGCGTGCCTGCGGCCATCCGCGATGCGGTTCGCGACGATCTCGCCGCGAGGCGCATCGGAACCGAGGTCTACTACCCGATTCCGCTCCATCTCCAGACTTGCTTCGCCTCCCTCGGCGGTCGCCCGGGCATCCATCCCCACGCGGAGCGCGCGGCGGGCGAGGTGCTGGCACTGCCGATCTACGGCGAGCTCACCGAAGTCCAGCGTCGAGCCGTCGTCGATGCGCTCGTTGACTCCGTGAAGCGGCGCTCGTGA
- a CDS encoding PIG-L family deacetylase, whose translation MSTERPFRRKRLRAPEATRGGRAARRSEAERVGPVAPGPMRVLVIAPHPDDAELAMGGTMAKLAARGHRVHVLDLTDGEPTPFGTPAKRAREAAHAARILGISRECLGLVNREVTHTVAARHAVAAVIRRERPDLLVAPYPEDAHPDHIASTRIVEDARFDAKLTRSAIPGEPHWTPSLLYYYATHLRIVPQPSFVVDTSGYDGRRRRAILAYRSQFIEHRGNRRVIDQRDASASYFGGLIGAESGEPFFSREVIGLDLPAPLAARPR comes from the coding sequence GTGAGCACGGAACGCCCCTTTCGACGCAAGCGTCTTCGCGCTCCCGAGGCAACGCGGGGAGGCCGCGCCGCTCGGCGCTCCGAGGCGGAGCGCGTGGGGCCCGTGGCACCCGGGCCCATGCGGGTGCTGGTGATTGCGCCGCACCCCGATGATGCCGAGCTTGCCATGGGCGGCACCATGGCGAAGTTGGCGGCGCGCGGCCACCGGGTGCATGTGCTTGACCTGACCGATGGCGAGCCGACCCCGTTCGGCACGCCGGCGAAGCGCGCTCGTGAAGCGGCGCATGCGGCGAGGATCCTCGGCATTTCGCGCGAATGCCTCGGACTCGTGAACCGCGAGGTCACGCACACCGTGGCAGCGCGACATGCGGTCGCGGCCGTCATCCGGCGCGAAAGGCCTGATCTTCTGGTGGCGCCCTATCCCGAGGATGCGCACCCTGATCACATCGCCTCGACGCGGATTGTGGAGGATGCGCGCTTCGATGCGAAGCTCACGCGCTCAGCGATTCCCGGTGAGCCCCACTGGACGCCGAGCCTCCTCTACTACTACGCCACGCACCTGCGCATCGTGCCGCAGCCGAGCTTTGTCGTCGATACGAGCGGCTACGACGGTCGTCGTCGACGCGCGATCCTCGCCTATCGCAGCCAGTTCATCGAGCATCGGGGCAATCGCCGCGTCATCGATCAGAGGGATGCCTCGGCGAGTTACTTCGGTGGTCTGATCGGTGCCGAGAGCGGGGAGCCCTTCTTCAGCCGCGAAGTGATCGGGCTCGATCTGCCTGCGCCGCTTGCCGCGCGGCCGAGGTGA
- the truA gene encoding tRNA pseudouridine(38-40) synthase TruA, whose translation MPRFRLHIAYEGTDFHGWQRQDPASGEAPRTVQAVVEAALAEALGVMVPLKGASRTDAGVHALDQIAAFTAETRIPVERLAQAITSRLPDDVQVRTAFRVPEDFDPSVHCASKGYRYRIRHGLDSGEPPPLFDRRMIWHTWHRLDVDAMRHAAPLFEGEHDFLAMTRVDHGRAHTVRRVHLCRVRVRGDHDLEIDVAGPGFLYNMVRIIAGTLVEVGRGRLAPSSIREILESRDRSRAGPTLPPHGLRLEWIHLAPWWTLES comes from the coding sequence GTGCCCCGCTTTCGTCTCCACATTGCCTATGAGGGCACGGACTTTCATGGTTGGCAGAGGCAGGATCCAGCGTCCGGGGAGGCTCCGCGGACGGTCCAGGCTGTGGTGGAAGCGGCCCTGGCCGAGGCCCTGGGGGTGATGGTCCCGCTCAAGGGCGCAAGCCGGACGGATGCGGGGGTGCATGCCTTGGACCAGATTGCTGCATTTACTGCCGAAACCCGCATCCCGGTCGAGCGACTGGCTCAGGCGATTACCTCTCGGCTGCCGGACGATGTCCAAGTCCGGACGGCCTTCCGCGTGCCGGAAGATTTCGATCCTTCGGTGCATTGTGCAAGCAAGGGATATCGCTATCGCATTCGGCACGGCCTCGACTCAGGCGAGCCTCCCCCGCTCTTCGATCGGCGCATGATCTGGCACACTTGGCATCGACTCGATGTCGACGCCATGCGTCATGCGGCGCCCCTCTTTGAAGGCGAGCATGACTTTCTTGCCATGACACGAGTCGATCACGGGCGTGCCCACACCGTGCGTCGAGTTCACCTCTGCCGAGTTCGGGTGCGCGGCGACCATGACCTCGAGATCGATGTCGCAGGTCCGGGGTTTCTTTACAACATGGTGCGAATCATCGCGGGCACGCTCGTCGAGGTCGGGCGCGGACGCCTCGCGCCATCCTCGATTCGCGAGATCCTCGAGTCGCGTGATCGATCACGCGCCGGACCCACGCTGCCGCCCCATGGTCTGCGCCTCGAGTGGATTCATCTCGCGCCTTGGTGGACCCTCGAATCATGA
- the ugpC gene encoding sn-glycerol-3-phosphate ABC transporter ATP-binding protein UgpC gives MSTLSLERLTKIYPGPVRAVDAASLEIADGEFVVLVGPSGCGKSTLLRMVAGLEEISDGELSIDGRRVTQLPARDRDVAMVFQSYALYPFMDVRRNLGFGLMHRRRHRGVRPLLSAEGRRARRSELDEIDRRVLHSAEMLGLEALLDRKPGQLSGGQRQRVALGRALVREPKVFLFDEPLSNLDAKLRHEMRSELRLLHRRLRATMLYVTHDQEEAMSLGDRIVVMRDGRIQQVGAPIEVYRHPVNRFVASFVGAPSMNFTEGTLSRRGDQLHFEKGGRDVAVPLSRVRQIDGGAAVPALLGVRPEHLRLGPRAGGVAARVDSVEVLGDRAEVRVEGPFGRWTLRVDADRAPREGAEMDIALDADAVHFFRTDAEGDRI, from the coding sequence ATGAGCACGCTGTCACTCGAGCGCCTGACCAAGATCTACCCCGGCCCTGTTCGTGCCGTGGACGCAGCGTCCCTCGAGATCGCCGATGGCGAGTTCGTGGTTCTTGTCGGTCCGAGCGGCTGCGGCAAGAGCACGCTGCTGCGCATGGTTGCCGGTCTTGAGGAGATCAGTGACGGCGAGCTCTCGATCGACGGCCGTCGCGTCACCCAACTGCCGGCGCGCGACCGTGATGTCGCGATGGTCTTTCAGAGTTACGCGCTCTATCCCTTCATGGATGTGCGGCGTAACTTGGGGTTCGGACTGATGCATCGGCGTCGGCACCGGGGTGTGCGCCCGCTGCTCTCCGCCGAGGGTCGTCGGGCGCGACGCAGCGAACTCGATGAGATCGACCGCCGCGTCCTGCACTCCGCGGAAATGCTCGGCCTCGAGGCCCTCCTCGATCGCAAGCCCGGCCAGCTCTCCGGCGGCCAGCGTCAGCGCGTGGCCCTCGGCCGTGCGCTGGTCCGCGAGCCGAAGGTCTTCCTCTTCGACGAGCCGCTTTCCAACCTCGACGCGAAACTGCGCCACGAGATGCGCAGCGAGCTTCGACTGCTTCACCGGAGACTCCGCGCCACCATGCTCTATGTCACCCATGACCAGGAGGAAGCGATGAGCCTCGGCGATCGCATCGTGGTCATGCGTGATGGACGCATTCAACAGGTGGGTGCGCCGATTGAGGTCTATCGCCACCCGGTGAATCGATTCGTCGCATCGTTCGTCGGAGCGCCCTCGATGAACTTCACCGAGGGAACGCTGTCGCGCCGCGGCGACCAGCTCCACTTCGAGAAGGGCGGCCGCGATGTCGCGGTGCCACTGTCGCGCGTGAGACAAATCGACGGCGGAGCGGCGGTTCCCGCTCTACTCGGCGTGCGCCCGGAACACCTTCGCCTTGGCCCTCGAGCCGGGGGAGTCGCGGCGCGCGTCGATTCCGTTGAAGTGCTTGGTGATCGCGCCGAGGTCCGTGTCGAAGGCCCCTTCGGCCGATGGACGCTCCGCGTCGATGCGGACCGAGCGCCGCGCGAAGGCGCTGAGATGGACATCGCCCTCGACGCCGATGCGGTTCACTTCTTCCGCACCGACGCCGAGGGCGATCGAATCTAG